A portion of the Stigmatopora argus isolate UIUO_Sarg chromosome 15, RoL_Sarg_1.0, whole genome shotgun sequence genome contains these proteins:
- the insm1b gene encoding insulinoma-associated protein 1b, whose product MPKGFLVKRNKKCTHVSYRTRPDEDDFQDPPHLSRGAFPNRLQPCLPAAASPDLAPVPKAEKPAQFGNPEAACQALSSPTRPISKEHDRAYFERSFNLGSPISAESFPTPASISGLDQLLYAPVDLKMGSSNSSRSGTISSSSSSSSGGGAGNNGPGPASASASASASTSAPPSNRLAGTKRPAAGGSDKSKGAPKKPKAIRKLNFEDEMTTSPVLGLKIKEGPVEVKPRAHASGSNKPLGEFVCQLCKEAYADPFSLAQHKCSRIVRVEYRCPECDKMFSCPANLASHRRWHKPRSGGVGTGGGVGTGGSGGGVPASVAPPSAKAEVATKMPPAGLKAVLEEAKDASDRDSPSPSLSESGSDDGSYDCHFCGKRFKRQAYLRKHIVGHQVLQKKVAEEQGFPADQAPLPSSSSSASSSPEDASNQSPLNLSPADRLLCPVCGESFTGRAGQERHLRLMHSSQTYPCKYCPATLYSSPGLTRHINKCHPSENRQVILLQMPVRPAC is encoded by the coding sequence ATGCCCAAAGGATTCCTGGTCAAAAGGAACAAGAAGTGCACGCACGTTTCGTACAGGACTCGGCCGGACGAGGACGACTTCCAGGATCCCCCTCACCTCAGCCGAGGTGCCTTCCCGAACCGGCTGCAGCCATGCTTACCGGCGGCGGCGTCCCCGGATCTCGCGCCGGTGCCCAAGGCGGAGAAGCCGGCCCAGTTCGGCAACCCCGAGGCGGCGTGCCAAGCCCTGTCCAGTCCGACCCGGCCTATCAGCAAAGAGCACGACAGGGCGTATTTCGAGCGCAGTTTCAATCTGGGCTCGCCCATTTCCGCTGAGTcattcccgacccctgcctccATCTCCGGCCTGGACCAGCTCCTGTACGCGCCGGTCGACTTGaagatgggctccagcaacaGCAGCCGAAGCGGTAcgatcagcagcagcagcagcagctccagcggcggcggcgccggtaACAACGGCCCGGGGCCGGCCTCGGCTTCGGCTTCTGCTTCGGCTTCGACTTCGGCTCCGCCGAGCAACCGGCTCGCCGGCACCAAGAGACCCGCGGCAGGAGGGTCCGACAAATCCAAAGGCGCTCCCAAAAAACCCAAAGCCATCCGAAAGCTCAACTTCGAAGACGAGATGACCACCTCCCCCGTGCTGGGCCTGAAAATCAAAGAGGGTCCGGTGGAGGTGAAGCCCAGGGCGCACGCGTCAGGATCCAACAAGCCCCTGGGTGAGTTCGTGTGCCAGCTCTGCAAGGAAGCCTACGCCGACCCCTTCTCCCTGGCCCAGCACAAATGCTCCCGCATCGTCCGCGTCGAGTACCGCTGTCCGGAGTGCGACAAGATGTTCAGCTGCCCGGCCAACCTGGCCTCGCATCGCCGCTGGCACAAGCCCCGTAGCGGGGGAGTGGGCACCGGGGGCGGCGTGGGGACCGGAGGCAGCGGTGGCGGCGTCCCGGCGTCGGTGGCTCCCCCCTCCGCCAAAGCCGAAGTGGCCACCAAAATGCCCCCCGCGGGGCTGAAAGCCGTCCTGGAAGAAGCCAAAGACGCCAGCGACAGAGACAGCCCGAGTCCCAGTCTGTCCGAGTCCGGTTCGGACGACGGCTCGTACGACTGCCACTTCTGCGGCAAGAGGTTCAAGCGGCAAGCATACCTAAGAAAACACATCGTGGGACACCAGGTGCTGCAGAAGAAAGTGGCCGAGGAGCAGGGCTTCCCGGCGGATCAGGCGCCGctcccttcctcctcctcctccgcctcctcctctccGGAGGATGCCTCCAACCAAAGCCCCCTCAACCTGAGCCCCGCGGACCGCCTCCTGTGTCCCGTGTGCGGGGAGAGCTTCACGGGCCGGGCGGGCCAGGAGCGCCACCTGCGTCTCATGCACTCGTCCCAAACGTACCCGTGCAAGTACTGCCCGGCCACGCTGTACAGCTCGCCGGGGCTGACCAGGCACATCAACAAGTGCCATCCCTCGGAGAACCGCCAGGTGATCCTTCTCCAAATGCCCGTGCGGCCCGCCtgctga